A single region of the Deinococcus radiodurans R1 = ATCC 13939 = DSM 20539 genome encodes:
- a CDS encoding McrB family protein, producing MNAWFFAYRSQRQPGDVPLLWRLARQAVAGILDAQTFEDALKIRKVALPKLTQGLFWLNPERFLALNAVNVPYLQARGLQAAGQVQTLAEYETVLEAAHKLNPDFAALSHRAWLNSQTAALEGNHFPFARYQADAQEFAGDKVKGNLVLDRRYAPLLLDLMAGEWETLKPSRSPYSGREQLAVKVALGGGVKTDGGAFARALLFADDSGFEYVPFSAGLTLEAGLPDGRGDGPRQALQEPARQHTLLTALNAPLPAGLEATLTLNTDFGALFLLPLGPGREAEAAQQLQQYMSGVGRSRRLRVGLSLLPEHLESDKFPELLDAALTYLDALVDLLDGLMRPSEETSTEEIGVPGTRPVAPTPAAFVPVPGVPLNQILYGPPGTGKTYRVVDEALSVLDPAFLSAHPGSEGRAARKARYDELAAQGQISFVTFHQSFGYEDFIEGIKPVMSGGALSYVLQDGVFLEAVRSAGGALAPAAPEAGPSTETQPLVRPDAQVWRMYIDGTAPVSRIRDLSLGRGELRMGSYGKPPRDLTQAGVEDLSGRQLLFKESVRVGDLMLLATAADRIGAVGVVTGDYRFDPHSDPTFATDYAHTRSVKWLAQDLNVGATETLGKSFAPPTLQRVADVTPAQVLQALGVSTAGGETAHAPTPRPHVLIIDEINRGNISKIFGELITLLESGKRTGAPEALTVTLPLSRRPLSVPQSLYVIGTMNTADRSLTLLDAALRRRFVFRPVWPQPEVLPVLDLGGTALDLRKFLHVINDRIERLLSREQVIGHAYLLGLPATLGGVSSALRERILPLLEEYFFEDWSKIREVLGDESKAEALQFIHRSGSGPELRYRLNPEAFENIEAFTGVYAGVSDQDFPFDA from the coding sequence ATGAATGCCTGGTTTTTTGCTTATCGCAGTCAGCGTCAACCGGGGGACGTACCGCTCCTCTGGCGACTGGCGCGGCAGGCAGTGGCCGGTATTCTGGACGCTCAGACCTTTGAGGACGCCCTGAAGATTCGCAAGGTGGCGCTGCCCAAGCTGACCCAGGGTCTTTTCTGGCTCAACCCCGAGCGATTCCTGGCCCTCAATGCTGTCAATGTGCCTTATCTGCAGGCGCGTGGTCTTCAGGCGGCTGGTCAGGTTCAGACTCTTGCAGAGTATGAGACCGTTCTGGAGGCGGCTCACAAGCTCAACCCTGACTTTGCGGCTTTGTCGCACCGGGCGTGGCTCAACAGCCAGACGGCGGCTCTGGAAGGCAATCATTTCCCGTTTGCCCGGTATCAAGCCGACGCGCAGGAATTTGCGGGGGACAAAGTCAAGGGCAACCTCGTGCTTGACCGCCGTTACGCGCCACTGCTGCTGGACTTGATGGCCGGCGAGTGGGAGACGCTGAAGCCCTCACGCTCGCCCTACAGCGGTCGGGAGCAACTCGCCGTCAAAGTGGCGCTGGGCGGCGGCGTCAAGACCGATGGCGGCGCCTTTGCGCGGGCGCTGCTGTTCGCCGACGACAGTGGGTTCGAGTACGTGCCTTTCTCAGCGGGGCTGACCCTGGAAGCCGGGCTGCCTGATGGCCGGGGAGACGGGCCCCGGCAGGCGCTGCAGGAGCCCGCTCGCCAGCACACCCTGCTGACGGCGCTCAATGCCCCTTTGCCGGCTGGCCTGGAAGCGACCCTCACCCTGAATACAGATTTTGGGGCCCTGTTTTTGTTGCCGCTGGGACCCGGGCGAGAAGCCGAGGCCGCGCAGCAGCTTCAGCAGTACATGTCGGGCGTGGGCCGCAGTCGCCGCTTGCGCGTGGGCCTGAGCCTGCTTCCCGAGCACCTCGAATCCGACAAGTTCCCCGAGCTGCTGGACGCGGCCCTGACATACCTTGACGCCCTTGTGGACCTGCTCGACGGCCTGATGCGTCCCAGCGAGGAGACATCGACTGAGGAAATTGGGGTTCCCGGCACCCGGCCTGTCGCCCCGACACCAGCGGCCTTCGTTCCAGTGCCGGGCGTGCCGCTCAACCAGATTCTTTATGGCCCTCCCGGCACCGGCAAGACCTACCGCGTGGTGGACGAGGCGCTCTCGGTCCTTGACCCGGCTTTCTTATCTGCTCACCCCGGCAGCGAGGGCCGCGCGGCCCGTAAAGCCCGCTACGACGAGCTGGCCGCGCAAGGTCAGATCTCCTTCGTGACCTTCCACCAGTCTTTCGGTTACGAAGACTTCATTGAGGGCATCAAGCCGGTGATGTCCGGCGGGGCCCTCTCTTACGTGCTGCAAGACGGCGTGTTTCTGGAAGCGGTGCGGTCTGCCGGTGGTGCCCTCGCGCCGGCGGCACCGGAAGCTGGTCCCTCGACTGAAACACAGCCGCTGGTGCGCCCGGACGCGCAGGTCTGGCGAATGTACATTGACGGCACAGCGCCGGTCAGCCGCATCCGTGACCTGAGTCTGGGCCGTGGCGAGCTGAGGATGGGCAGTTACGGGAAGCCGCCGCGCGATTTGACCCAAGCGGGCGTTGAGGACCTCAGCGGGCGACAGCTTCTTTTTAAGGAGAGCGTTCGTGTAGGGGACCTTATGCTGCTCGCCACTGCCGCCGACCGCATCGGGGCGGTGGGCGTGGTGACTGGCGACTACCGCTTTGACCCGCACAGTGACCCGACGTTTGCCACCGATTACGCCCACACCCGCTCTGTGAAGTGGTTGGCCCAAGACCTGAATGTCGGCGCCACCGAGACGCTTGGAAAATCGTTCGCCCCCCCGACCCTGCAGCGGGTGGCCGATGTGACCCCGGCACAAGTGCTTCAGGCCCTCGGTGTGTCTACGGCAGGCGGAGAGACCGCTCATGCGCCCACGCCGCGCCCGCACGTCCTGATCATCGACGAGATCAACCGCGGCAACATCTCCAAGATTTTTGGGGAACTGATCACCCTGCTCGAAAGCGGCAAGCGGACCGGGGCGCCGGAAGCCCTGACCGTCACCCTGCCCCTGAGCCGCCGCCCCCTCAGCGTGCCGCAGAGCCTTTACGTCATCGGCACCATGAACACCGCCGACCGCAGCCTGACCCTGCTTGACGCCGCGCTGCGCCGACGCTTCGTCTTCCGGCCCGTGTGGCCCCAGCCCGAGGTTCTGCCGGTGCTCGACCTTGGCGGCACGGCCCTGGACCTGCGCAAGTTCCTGCACGTCATCAACGACCGCATCGAGCGCCTTCTCAGCCGCGAGCAGGTCATTGGACACGCCTACTTGCTGGGGCTGCCCGCCACGCTGGGCGGCGTATCCAGTGCTCTACGCGAGCGCATTTTGCCGCTGCTGGAAGAGTATTTCTTTGAGGACTGGAGCAAGATCCGTGAGGTTCTCGGCGATGAGAGCAAGGCGGAAGCGCTGCAGTTCATTCACCGCAGCGGCTCAGGGCCCGAGCTGCGTTACCGCCTGAATCCTGAGGCCTTCGAGAACATTGAAGCCTTCACCGGAGTTTATGCGGGCGTCAGCGATCAAGATTTCCC